Proteins encoded in a region of the Triticum dicoccoides isolate Atlit2015 ecotype Zavitan chromosome 3A, WEW_v2.0, whole genome shotgun sequence genome:
- the LOC119273345 gene encoding uncharacterized protein LOC119273345 produces the protein MDSHGPGEEDRVGEAMRDGAQEGGVRFHLAGLGFLVDLTRVPGGLGSVDSSDHASISCAAAACSKIAAALCSDIRALAVRRPLSDSPRSRRPYPPQETMHLTTIPGLSVGGRTRLG, from the exons ATGGACTCGCATGGGCCTGGAGAGGAGGACCGGGTTGGGGAGGCCATGCGGGatggggcccaggagggtggggtcCGGTTCCACCTGGCGGGCCTGGGTTTCCTGGTGGACCTGACCCGGGTTCCTGGGGGCCTGGGTTCGGTGGATTCTTCGGATCATG CTTCTATCTCCTGTGCTGCTGCTGCCTGCTCCAAGATTGCTGCGGCCCTCTGTTCGGACATCCGGGCCCTGGCGGTTCGCCGCCCCCTTTCTGATAGCCCACGGAGCCGCCGGCCATATCCACCACAAGAAACAATGCACTTGACCACAATTCCAGGACTAAGTGTCGGCGGGAGAACGCGGTTGGGTTAA